A genomic region of Erythrobacter sp. SCSIO 43205 contains the following coding sequences:
- the panC gene encoding pantoate--beta-alanine ligase has translation MQTATTLDVLRTSIAKLRENGARIGLVPTMGALHEGHLTLIRRAREECDSVVASIFVNPTQFGPNEDLDAYPRQLAEDAAMLEAEGCAFLWAPEPQEMYPDGFVTSISVSGVSEGLCGAARPGHFDGVATVVNKLFNQVAPDMAFFGEKDFQQLAVIRAMARDLDLTRPHVHSIVGVPTVRESDGLAMSSRNRYLSEGDRAAATTLPQSMKTAIARIEDGEPVAPVLAALEGELLQAGFASVDYAVLADSASLAPLERLSGSPARLLVAARIGTTRLIDNMAVCA, from the coding sequence GTGCAAACAGCAACCACGCTCGATGTGTTGAGAACAAGCATTGCCAAGCTTCGCGAGAACGGCGCGCGTATTGGGCTCGTCCCGACCATGGGCGCGCTGCATGAAGGGCACCTGACGCTCATCCGCCGCGCGCGCGAAGAATGTGACAGTGTGGTGGCCTCAATCTTTGTGAATCCGACGCAATTTGGCCCGAACGAAGACCTGGACGCATACCCGCGCCAATTGGCCGAGGATGCAGCCATGTTGGAGGCTGAAGGCTGTGCGTTTTTGTGGGCACCAGAGCCGCAGGAAATGTATCCCGATGGCTTTGTGACCAGCATTTCGGTGAGCGGAGTAAGCGAGGGGTTATGCGGCGCGGCACGCCCCGGCCATTTTGACGGCGTTGCAACGGTCGTGAACAAGCTCTTCAACCAAGTCGCGCCCGACATGGCCTTTTTTGGCGAGAAGGATTTCCAGCAGCTCGCCGTCATCCGCGCAATGGCCCGCGATCTCGATCTGACGCGCCCTCATGTGCACTCCATCGTCGGCGTGCCGACAGTGCGCGAAAGCGACGGCCTCGCCATGTCGAGCCGCAACCGTTATCTGTCCGAAGGCGATCGAGCCGCTGCGACCACTCTGCCGCAATCAATGAAAACGGCGATTGCACGCATTGAGGACGGCGAGCCAGTGGCCCCGGTCCTCGCCGCGCTTGAAGGGGAGTTGCTGCAAGCAGGCTTTGCCAGCGTTGACTACGCCGTTCTTGCCGATAGCGCTTCCCTTGCGCCGTTGGAGCGCCTATCGGGATCTCCTGCGCGGCTATTGGTTGCCGCTCGCATTGGCACCACCCGCTTGATCGACAATATGGCCGTGTGCGCATGA
- a CDS encoding DUF475 domain-containing protein codes for MLKHFWGSFLFTAICMALGGWYGWEMTGTVDGTLSILWICAVLAVLEVSLSFDNAAVNASILKDMTPVWQQRFLTWGIAIAVFGMRVVFPIVIVMVAASLGPVDAVRLALSDPAEYQRIVSDAHIGLMGFGGAFLGMVGLKFFFDADKDHDWIRVIERPLAKVADIEAISIGLVLAGTWATSTMLADADALTFIVAAIGGLLTYLAVEIVNHVLEPPTPSSGDVAKAGFGAFLYLEVLDASFSFDGVIGAFALTNNLIIIAIGLGIGAMFVRSMTIFLVRKGTMSEYRYLEHGAFYAILALAVIMYINTFAHIPEVITGLIGAVLIGLAFWSSVRANKADAAAQPA; via the coding sequence ATGCTTAAGCACTTCTGGGGCTCTTTCCTCTTCACTGCCATATGTATGGCGCTGGGCGGATGGTATGGCTGGGAGATGACCGGCACGGTCGATGGCACGCTCTCAATCCTATGGATTTGTGCCGTTTTGGCAGTGCTCGAAGTCTCGCTTTCGTTCGACAATGCAGCCGTCAACGCATCCATCCTGAAAGACATGACCCCAGTCTGGCAGCAACGCTTCCTCACTTGGGGTATCGCAATCGCGGTGTTCGGGATGCGGGTCGTCTTCCCGATTGTGATCGTAATGGTCGCAGCCTCGCTTGGCCCTGTGGACGCGGTGCGTCTGGCACTTAGCGATCCGGCAGAATATCAACGCATCGTCAGCGATGCGCATATCGGCCTGATGGGATTTGGCGGCGCGTTTTTGGGCATGGTAGGGCTCAAATTCTTCTTCGACGCAGATAAGGACCACGATTGGATCCGCGTGATCGAACGGCCATTGGCAAAGGTTGCCGACATCGAGGCGATCTCTATTGGTCTTGTCCTCGCTGGCACCTGGGCGACATCAACCATGCTGGCAGACGCAGACGCGCTCACCTTTATTGTCGCAGCCATTGGCGGGCTTCTGACCTATCTCGCCGTTGAAATCGTCAACCACGTGCTGGAGCCGCCTACCCCTTCGTCCGGCGACGTCGCAAAGGCAGGGTTTGGCGCGTTTCTCTATCTCGAAGTGCTCGATGCGAGTTTCTCCTTTGATGGAGTGATCGGTGCCTTCGCGCTCACCAATAACCTTATCATTATCGCTATCGGCCTTGGCATTGGTGCGATGTTCGTGCGCTCAATGACGATCTTCCTCGTGCGTAAAGGCACGATGAGCGAGTACCGCTATCTCGAACACGGTGCGTTCTACGCGATCCTTGCGCTGGCGGTGATCATGTACATCAACACTTTCGCGCACATCCCCGAAGTCATCACCGGGTTGATTGGCGCTGTACTGATTGGCCTTGCCTTTTGGTCATCGGTGCGCGCGAACAAGGCGGACGCAGCCGCTCAACCTGCTTGA
- the cysD gene encoding sulfate adenylyltransferase subunit CysD, with translation MTLLTHLQRLEAESIHILREVVAEAENPVMLYSVGKDSAVMLHLARKAFYPAPPPFPLLHVDTSWKFQDMYALRDSMAEKTGMKLLVWQNEEAEERGINPFDHGALHTDMWKTQGLKQALDHYGFDAAFGGARRDEEKSRAKERVFSFRTASHSWNPKDQRPELWNLYNAKKNKGESIRVFPLSNWTELDIWQYIMAENIEIVPLYFAAERPTFEWEGGLFMADDIDRLERVMGKKPEITMKSVRFRTLGCFPLTGAVESTASTLSEVVQETLLTSTSERQGRVIDKDAGGAGMEKKKQEGYF, from the coding sequence ATGACGTTACTTACGCACCTTCAAAGGCTCGAGGCTGAGAGCATCCACATCCTGCGCGAGGTGGTGGCTGAGGCTGAGAATCCAGTCATGTTGTATTCGGTGGGCAAAGACAGTGCGGTTATGCTGCACCTGGCCCGCAAGGCCTTCTACCCCGCACCTCCGCCTTTCCCGCTGCTCCATGTCGATACGAGCTGGAAATTTCAGGATATGTACGCCCTTCGCGATAGCATGGCGGAAAAGACCGGTATGAAACTGCTGGTCTGGCAGAACGAGGAAGCTGAGGAGCGCGGGATCAACCCGTTTGATCACGGGGCGCTGCACACCGATATGTGGAAGACCCAAGGGCTGAAACAGGCGCTTGACCACTATGGCTTCGACGCAGCCTTTGGCGGGGCGCGCCGCGATGAAGAAAAAAGCCGCGCGAAAGAGCGTGTTTTTTCCTTCCGCACAGCATCTCATTCGTGGAACCCCAAGGACCAGCGCCCTGAGCTTTGGAACCTTTACAACGCCAAGAAAAACAAGGGCGAAAGCATCCGCGTCTTCCCCCTGTCGAATTGGACCGAGCTCGACATCTGGCAATATATCATGGCCGAAAATATCGAGATCGTGCCGCTCTATTTCGCAGCGGAGCGACCCACATTTGAGTGGGAGGGCGGCCTGTTCATGGCGGACGATATTGATCGGCTCGAACGGGTGATGGGCAAGAAACCGGAAATCACCATGAAGTCGGTGCGGTTCCGCACGCTTGGCTGTTTCCCGCTGACCGGCGCGGTTGAAAGCACAGCGTCCACCCTTTCCGAAGTGGTACAGGAAACCCTCCTCACCTCCACCAGCGAGCGTCAGGGCCGCGTGATCGACAAAGACGCAGGCGGTGCTGGAATGGAGAAGAAAAAGCAGGAGGGGTATTTTTGA
- the cysN gene encoding sulfate adenylyltransferase subunit CysN — protein MTNHPTYETDALIAEDIDAYLEGHQNKSLLRFITCGSVDDGKSTLIGRLLYDSKMIFEDQLASLEADSARHGTQGQEIDFALLVDGLAAEREQGITIDVAYRFFTTEKRKFIVADTPGHEQYTRNMVTGASTADLAVILVDARKGVLQQTRRHSFLVHLLGIKHLVLAVNKMDLVDYSQATFDAIVEDYSAFAKEVGIEGFTPIPISGFKGDNITSAPSANTPWYDGPALIDHLESVELSSTAAQDASFRMPVQWVNRPNLDFRGFAGQITSGTVRPGDKVRVVPSGKTSTIKSIATFDGDMDEAVAGQSVTLTLEDEVDCSRGDVIAAADNPPEASDQFSSTIVWMDETAMKPGRGYWLKIGSQTVTATVQPPKYEIDVNSLDHLAAKTLELNSIGVAEFATDKPIVFEPYATNKGLGGFILIDKFTNATVAAGMIAFSLRRAQNVHWQATTITRDDHASLKNQKPRVLWFTGLSGSGKSTIANEVEKQLALMNRHTFLLDGDNVRHGLNKDLGFTETDRIENIRRIGEVARLMADAGLIVLTAFISPFRAERQMVREMLPEGEFIEIFVDTPLEVAEQRDVKGLYKKARSGELKNFTGIDSPYEAPEAPEIRVNTVDMTPLEAAEYIIAQILPLK, from the coding sequence ATGACCAACCACCCCACCTACGAAACCGATGCTCTCATCGCAGAAGACATCGATGCCTATCTCGAAGGGCACCAGAACAAGAGCCTCCTGCGCTTCATCACCTGCGGCAGCGTAGACGATGGCAAATCGACCCTGATCGGGCGCCTTTTGTACGATTCCAAGATGATCTTTGAAGATCAGCTGGCGAGCCTTGAAGCCGACAGCGCGCGCCACGGAACGCAAGGGCAGGAGATCGACTTTGCGCTGCTCGTGGACGGCCTTGCCGCAGAGCGCGAGCAGGGTATCACCATTGATGTCGCGTACCGGTTTTTCACCACTGAAAAACGCAAGTTCATCGTCGCCGATACGCCGGGGCACGAACAATACACCCGCAATATGGTGACAGGTGCTTCGACCGCTGACCTCGCCGTGATCCTTGTCGATGCGCGCAAAGGCGTGCTGCAACAAACGCGGCGGCACTCTTTCCTTGTGCACCTTCTTGGCATCAAGCATCTGGTGCTGGCGGTAAACAAGATGGACCTTGTCGATTATTCGCAAGCGACATTTGACGCGATTGTCGAGGATTACTCTGCCTTTGCCAAAGAAGTCGGGATTGAGGGCTTCACCCCCATCCCCATCTCCGGCTTCAAGGGCGACAACATTACTTCTGCGCCCTCTGCCAACACCCCTTGGTATGACGGCCCTGCGCTGATCGACCATCTTGAAAGCGTTGAGCTTTCGAGCACGGCTGCGCAGGACGCTTCTTTCCGAATGCCGGTCCAATGGGTGAACCGCCCTAACCTCGACTTTCGTGGGTTCGCCGGCCAGATCACAAGCGGTACGGTAAGACCGGGCGATAAAGTGCGCGTAGTGCCATCGGGCAAGACGAGCACGATCAAGAGCATAGCGACCTTTGATGGCGACATGGATGAAGCTGTCGCGGGCCAATCAGTGACGCTCACCCTCGAAGACGAAGTTGATTGCAGCCGCGGCGATGTCATTGCAGCCGCGGATAACCCGCCAGAGGCCTCCGACCAGTTTTCTTCGACCATTGTATGGATGGACGAAACCGCGATGAAGCCGGGTCGGGGATATTGGCTCAAAATCGGGAGCCAGACGGTCACTGCTACCGTTCAGCCGCCAAAATATGAGATCGACGTCAACAGCCTCGATCATCTGGCGGCAAAGACGCTGGAGCTCAATTCCATTGGCGTTGCCGAATTTGCGACCGACAAGCCGATCGTGTTTGAACCCTACGCGACGAATAAAGGGCTTGGCGGGTTCATCCTGATCGACAAATTCACCAATGCGACCGTCGCCGCCGGCATGATCGCATTCAGCCTCCGCCGCGCACAAAATGTGCATTGGCAAGCGACCACGATCACCCGCGATGACCATGCGAGCCTAAAGAACCAGAAACCGCGCGTCTTGTGGTTCACGGGGCTCTCGGGCTCTGGCAAATCCACAATCGCCAATGAGGTTGAAAAGCAGCTTGCTCTGATGAACCGGCACACTTTCCTGCTTGATGGGGACAATGTGCGCCATGGCCTGAACAAGGATCTGGGCTTCACCGAAACCGACCGGATTGAGAACATCCGCCGCATAGGTGAAGTTGCGCGGCTTATGGCGGATGCCGGGCTGATCGTGCTCACCGCCTTTATCTCGCCTTTCCGGGCGGAGCGTCAGATGGTGCGCGAAATGCTTCCTGAAGGCGAGTTTATCGAGATTTTCGTTGATACACCCCTCGAAGTTGCAGAGCAGCGAGATGTGAAGGGCCTGTATAAAAAGGCACGTTCGGGCGAGCTTAAAAACTTCACCGGGATCGACAGCCCTTACGAAGCGCCCGAAGCCCCCGAAATTCGGGTGAACACGGTGGATATGACTCCGCTTGAGGCTGCCGAATACATCATTGCTCAGATATTGCCGCTTAAATGA
- a CDS encoding 3'(2'),5'-bisphosphate nucleotidase CysQ — MNDAELAAHLAKIAGRILLEVRESGVFEGKALGDAGDETANEFLCHALRAARPDDGLLSEEEKDDTSRLSKSRVWIVDPVDGTREYGENRSDWAVHIGLAIDGVATTGAVALPGLDGGVVVRTDEVSALPDAAKAPRFLVSRTRPAKEAIAVAEAMGGELVGMGSAGAKAMAVVRGEAEVYLHSGGQYEWDSCAPVAVAKAHGLHCSRIDGAPIKYNRENTYLPDLLICRRELADEVLRLVAGL; from the coding sequence ATGAACGATGCCGAACTGGCCGCGCATCTGGCGAAGATTGCCGGACGCATCCTGCTTGAAGTGCGCGAGAGCGGCGTGTTTGAAGGCAAGGCGCTCGGCGATGCAGGCGATGAAACTGCCAATGAGTTTTTGTGCCATGCTCTTCGCGCCGCGCGGCCCGACGACGGACTTTTATCGGAAGAGGAAAAGGACGACACCTCGCGCCTCTCCAAATCGCGGGTCTGGATTGTCGATCCGGTCGATGGCACCCGCGAATATGGCGAGAATCGCAGCGATTGGGCGGTGCACATAGGCCTTGCGATCGATGGCGTAGCGACGACAGGGGCGGTGGCGCTGCCCGGCCTTGATGGCGGAGTGGTGGTGCGCACAGACGAAGTGAGCGCGCTCCCTGATGCGGCCAAAGCCCCACGCTTCCTCGTCAGTCGCACGCGCCCTGCAAAAGAGGCCATTGCTGTCGCCGAAGCGATGGGCGGCGAGCTTGTCGGCATGGGCTCCGCTGGCGCAAAAGCAATGGCAGTGGTGCGCGGCGAGGCGGAGGTTTATCTTCACTCAGGCGGTCAATATGAATGGGACAGCTGCGCCCCTGTCGCCGTGGCAAAGGCCCACGGCCTGCATTGTTCGCGCATCGATGGAGCGCCGATCAAATACAACCGCGAGAACACATACCTTCCCGACCTGCTGATCTGCCGGCGAGAGCTGGCCGACGAAGTACTACGACTGGTTGCCGGGCTCTGA
- a CDS encoding OmpA family protein: MRPINALAPICLLLLSACQTESEEPAPPQEPVAQPTEAVSILRPDVAVPDEVIASSKGYSTTIGFPDGGSELDADAIAALEEVAASEQFANDTPIILRAHSDSAGSDAVNARASEARGLAVAEWLINAGAKADRIDVIVFGEQNPAEPNALPDGAPNKAGRAANRRVEIEILPLTTQGDEAESAPEPSPSEPGNQS; encoded by the coding sequence ATGCGCCCGATTAATGCCCTTGCCCCGATCTGTTTGTTGCTGCTGAGCGCCTGCCAAACCGAAAGCGAAGAGCCTGCCCCGCCTCAAGAACCTGTGGCACAGCCTACCGAAGCGGTGTCGATCCTTCGCCCTGATGTAGCGGTCCCTGACGAAGTGATCGCCTCCTCGAAAGGGTACAGCACAACAATCGGTTTTCCTGACGGCGGCAGCGAGCTTGACGCAGATGCCATCGCTGCGTTGGAAGAAGTGGCTGCATCTGAACAATTTGCCAATGACACCCCGATCATCCTTCGCGCGCATAGCGACAGCGCGGGCAGCGATGCGGTGAACGCGCGTGCGTCTGAGGCACGCGGGCTTGCTGTGGCTGAGTGGCTCATCAATGCGGGCGCCAAAGCTGATCGGATTGATGTCATCGTCTTTGGCGAACAAAATCCGGCAGAGCCAAACGCCTTGCCCGATGGCGCGCCCAACAAAGCGGGACGTGCGGCCAATCGCCGGGTTGAGATCGAGATACTGCCCCTCACCACCCAAGGGGACGAAGCGGAAAGCGCGCCTGAGCCAAGCCCTTCAGAGCCCGGCAACCAGTCGTAG
- a CDS encoding sodium:proton antiporter — translation MSLETQAITIAAVGALGIGAQWAAWRTAWPAIVLMLAAGFIAGPITGFIDPEAAFGELLDPLISIGVALILFEGGLSLDLRELRHSGQAVWRLATIGVVIGWALGALAGFYIAGLVWPVAVLFGGILIVTGPTVVIPLLRQANIQPRPNSILKWEGIVNDPTGALCAVLAYEYFRRVNEFPDASVFDVAPPLIIAAILAGLVGYAAARAIAWAFPRGAIPEYLKVPVLFITVIGVFVLTNQIEHEAGLVAVTVMGVTLANRDVSSLRSIHPFKENIAVLLVSGIFIVLAASLKWEELTYLQTSWRPWAFLVVLLFLVRPITVLVSLLGSDIPWNERIFVAWIAPRGIVLVAISGLFALRLGDLGIAGGQILIGLSFAVVVTTVIAHGFSVNLVARLLKVKGDSRPGLLLVGATPWTIALAKELHAIGTPVQIVDQSWQRLGRARLEGLPHYHGEILNEATEHNLDLTPFQVLVAATENEAYNALVCNEFAHEIGRDMVYQLGENQDSESRTALPQSIRGRALFDDGVGVAEVNERVRANWDFKKTKLSEEFTFEDAQKLLPDDASLLLIVRESGTLRFFTHAVRPVPRAGDTIISYVPPKAPEPKDAQPKREDPKAREKAS, via the coding sequence ATTTCATTAGAAACTCAAGCCATCACGATTGCTGCCGTCGGTGCCCTTGGCATCGGCGCGCAGTGGGCTGCGTGGCGGACCGCATGGCCGGCGATCGTCCTGATGTTGGCGGCAGGCTTTATCGCGGGGCCGATCACTGGCTTCATCGACCCGGAAGCCGCCTTTGGTGAGCTTCTTGACCCGCTCATTTCCATCGGCGTTGCACTCATTCTGTTTGAAGGAGGGCTTAGCCTCGACCTTCGCGAACTGCGCCATTCCGGGCAGGCGGTTTGGCGCCTTGCGACCATTGGCGTGGTCATCGGATGGGCTTTGGGCGCGCTTGCGGGGTTTTACATCGCGGGGCTTGTCTGGCCCGTCGCGGTGCTGTTCGGGGGTATCCTGATCGTCACCGGTCCGACTGTGGTGATCCCGCTGCTGCGACAGGCCAATATTCAACCGCGGCCCAATTCGATCCTTAAATGGGAAGGCATCGTCAACGATCCCACCGGCGCTTTGTGTGCGGTTCTCGCCTACGAATATTTCCGCCGGGTCAATGAATTTCCCGATGCGAGCGTCTTTGATGTTGCGCCGCCATTGATCATTGCAGCCATTCTGGCAGGGCTTGTCGGATATGCTGCGGCGCGCGCTATCGCCTGGGCGTTCCCGCGCGGTGCGATCCCGGAATATCTCAAAGTCCCGGTGCTCTTCATTACCGTGATCGGCGTGTTCGTCCTCACCAACCAGATTGAGCATGAGGCAGGGCTTGTCGCGGTAACAGTGATGGGTGTCACACTTGCCAATCGAGATGTCTCAAGCCTTCGGTCCATTCACCCGTTCAAAGAGAACATCGCAGTTCTTCTGGTATCGGGCATTTTCATCGTGCTCGCAGCGTCCCTTAAATGGGAAGAGCTCACCTATCTCCAGACCAGCTGGCGGCCTTGGGCGTTTCTTGTCGTGCTCCTTTTTCTGGTGCGGCCGATCACCGTCCTTGTCAGCCTGCTTGGCAGTGACATCCCGTGGAATGAACGTATCTTCGTCGCATGGATTGCGCCGCGCGGCATTGTTCTGGTCGCTATTTCGGGCCTGTTTGCGCTTCGCCTCGGTGATCTTGGCATTGCAGGCGGGCAAATCCTCATCGGCCTCAGCTTTGCTGTGGTGGTTACCACCGTCATCGCGCACGGCTTCAGCGTCAATCTCGTTGCGCGCCTGTTGAAGGTCAAAGGCGATTCGCGGCCCGGCCTGCTTCTCGTCGGGGCAACACCTTGGACCATCGCCCTTGCAAAAGAGCTTCACGCGATTGGCACGCCGGTTCAAATCGTCGATCAAAGCTGGCAGCGACTTGGCCGCGCGAGGCTGGAAGGCTTGCCGCATTACCACGGCGAAATCCTCAATGAGGCGACTGAGCACAACCTCGACCTCACACCCTTTCAAGTCCTTGTCGCAGCCACAGAGAACGAGGCGTATAATGCGCTTGTCTGCAATGAGTTCGCACACGAGATTGGCCGCGATATGGTCTATCAACTGGGTGAAAATCAGGACAGCGAGAGCCGCACAGCCTTGCCTCAAAGTATTCGTGGACGCGCGCTTTTTGACGATGGTGTCGGCGTTGCCGAAGTGAATGAACGGGTGCGAGCCAATTGGGATTTCAAGAAAACCAAGCTCAGCGAGGAATTCACGTTTGAAGATGCGCAAAAGCTTTTGCCGGACGATGCGAGCCTGTTGCTGATTGTCCGTGAAAGCGGCACTTTGCGCTTCTTCACCCATGCGGTGCGCCCCGTGCCGCGTGCAGGAGACACCATCATCTCCTACGTGCCCCCAAAAGCGCCAGAGCCAAAAGATGCTCAACCCAAACGCGAAGATCCCAAAGCACGAGAGAAAGCGAGTTGA
- a CDS encoding adenine phosphoribosyltransferase translates to MNSQPLSPDALKALVRTVPDFPQEGIQFRDITTLIGHGEGLASTVHHLARLAQAKGAQKIAGMEARGFIFGAAVAVQLGMGFVPVRKPGKLPIATIGVDYDLEYGTDRLEIDPAAIASGERVVIVDDLIATGGTALASADLLRQAGAEVSDALFVIDLPDLGGADRLREVSVDVSVLMQFEGE, encoded by the coding sequence ATGAACTCTCAGCCGCTATCCCCTGACGCGCTCAAAGCGCTGGTGCGAACCGTCCCTGACTTTCCGCAAGAGGGTATTCAGTTTCGCGATATCACGACGCTGATTGGTCATGGTGAGGGCCTCGCGTCCACCGTCCACCATCTCGCCCGGTTGGCTCAGGCTAAGGGTGCTCAAAAGATTGCCGGGATGGAAGCGCGCGGGTTTATTTTTGGCGCAGCGGTCGCGGTGCAATTGGGTATGGGTTTTGTGCCAGTGCGAAAACCCGGCAAGCTCCCGATTGCAACCATCGGGGTTGATTACGACCTTGAATACGGCACCGACCGCTTGGAGATTGACCCTGCTGCCATCGCTTCTGGGGAGCGCGTCGTGATTGTCGATGACCTTATCGCCACTGGCGGCACTGCGCTCGCCAGCGCTGACTTGCTGCGCCAAGCGGGCGCTGAGGTGAGCGATGCCTTATTCGTGATCGATCTGCCTGATCTGGGCGGCGCGGATCGTTTGCGCGAGGTAAGCGTTGATGTGAGCGTACTGATGCAATTCGAGGGCGAGTAA
- a CDS encoding cytochrome c1 — MTIRLGGILAGIAITGVLVLWSLMPGLFNYASPEKPDYYAFQEPYIAPEGGFSFDGPLGTWDYAQLQRGYKIYKEVCSACHSLKFVAFRNLEQLGYTEAEVRAEAATWEVPGIDPKDGSAIKRPGLPTDQFPSPYANEVEARAFNNNALPPDLSLITKARKDGVHYVYSLMQGYNEPDPEDVAKSPNFETPPGLYFNEYFYNINIAMPPQLLDGIVTYDDGTEATTEQMAQDITAFLTWAGEPALIKRKQTGWFVIGFLLIATLLGFMSYKTVWATKKAEKKGKAELI, encoded by the coding sequence ATGACCATTCGTCTTGGAGGCATTCTTGCAGGTATCGCGATCACGGGGGTTTTGGTCCTCTGGTCGCTGATGCCGGGTCTCTTCAACTACGCAAGCCCTGAAAAGCCCGATTACTACGCGTTTCAGGAGCCCTACATTGCTCCTGAAGGTGGGTTCTCGTTCGATGGGCCGCTTGGCACCTGGGACTATGCGCAGCTGCAGCGCGGCTATAAGATTTACAAAGAGGTCTGCTCGGCCTGTCACAGCCTGAAGTTCGTCGCGTTCCGCAATCTGGAGCAGCTTGGCTACACTGAGGCGGAAGTACGCGCCGAGGCGGCGACATGGGAAGTTCCCGGCATCGACCCCAAGGATGGTTCTGCGATCAAGCGTCCGGGCCTTCCGACTGACCAATTCCCATCGCCTTACGCCAACGAAGTCGAAGCGCGCGCGTTCAACAACAACGCTCTGCCGCCTGACCTTTCGCTGATCACGAAGGCGCGTAAGGACGGTGTTCACTACGTTTACTCTCTGATGCAGGGTTATAACGAACCCGATCCAGAAGATGTGGCCAAGTCACCGAACTTCGAAACGCCGCCGGGCCTGTACTTCAACGAGTACTTCTACAACATCAACATCGCTATGCCGCCGCAGCTTCTTGATGGCATCGTCACCTATGACGACGGCACCGAAGCTACGACCGAGCAAATGGCACAGGACATCACCGCATTCCTGACATGGGCGGGCGAGCCTGCGCTGATCAAGCGCAAGCAAACCGGCTGGTTCGTGATTGGCTTCCTGCTGATTGCAACGCTCCTTGGCTTCATGTCCTACAAGACAGTCTGGGCAACCAAAAAGGCTGAGAAAAAAGGCAAGGCAGAGCTCATCTGA
- a CDS encoding cytochrome b/b6 — MSFAWANSYEPKNDFTKWLDEKLPLPRLVYNAVGAGYPVPRNLNYMWNFGVLAGFFLMFQIVTGIVLAMHYSANTEVAFGQIEHIMRNVNYGWLLKYAHANGASFFFLVIYMHIFRGFYYSSYKAPREMIWLLGVVIFLLMMATAFMGYVLPWGQMSFWGAKVITGLFGAIPFIGEPLQVWLVGGYAPNNSTLNRFFSLHFLLPFVILGAVILHIWALHIPGSSNPTGVEVKKESDTVPFHPYYTAKDGWFLGLVLSLFAAVVFFAPNALGHAENWIEANPLSTPALIVPEWYFYPFYAILRAFTGDLTIPFTGIVLIEAKLLGVIAMFGSILLWFFLPWLDKSPVRSGSYRPLFRIFFWIFVVDMAALFYLGGAKAEEPYIVLSQIATAWYFLHFLVILPIISQIEVPKALPFSITDAVLGKNEPAAPTAAEPAE; from the coding sequence ATGAGCTTCGCCTGGGCAAATTCTTACGAACCGAAGAATGACTTTACCAAGTGGCTGGATGAAAAACTCCCGCTGCCACGGTTGGTCTATAACGCGGTTGGTGCTGGTTATCCGGTGCCGCGTAACCTCAACTATATGTGGAATTTCGGCGTTCTCGCCGGTTTCTTCCTCATGTTCCAGATTGTCACAGGGATTGTCCTTGCGATGCACTATTCTGCGAACACCGAGGTCGCCTTTGGTCAGATTGAGCATATCATGCGCAATGTGAACTACGGCTGGTTGCTGAAATATGCCCACGCCAACGGCGCGAGCTTCTTCTTCCTCGTCATTTATATGCACATTTTCCGCGGGTTTTATTATTCATCCTATAAAGCCCCGCGTGAGATGATCTGGCTACTGGGGGTTGTGATCTTCCTGCTTATGATGGCGACCGCCTTCATGGGCTACGTTCTGCCATGGGGCCAGATGAGCTTCTGGGGCGCGAAGGTGATCACCGGCCTGTTTGGCGCTATTCCGTTTATTGGTGAGCCGCTTCAGGTCTGGCTGGTCGGTGGTTATGCACCGAACAACTCGACGCTGAACCGCTTCTTCTCGCTGCACTTCCTGCTGCCGTTTGTGATCCTGGGTGCGGTTATCCTGCACATCTGGGCGCTGCACATTCCGGGGTCTTCAAACCCCACCGGCGTTGAAGTGAAGAAGGAAAGCGATACGGTTCCTTTCCACCCCTATTACACCGCCAAGGATGGCTGGTTCCTGGGCCTTGTTCTCTCGCTTTTTGCAGCGGTCGTGTTCTTTGCGCCAAACGCGCTGGGCCACGCTGAGAACTGGATTGAGGCCAACCCGCTTTCGACCCCTGCTTTGATCGTGCCTGAGTGGTACTTCTACCCCTTCTACGCGATCCTTCGTGCTTTCACCGGCGATCTCACCATTCCGTTCACCGGGATTGTGCTGATCGAGGCGAAACTTCTCGGTGTTATCGCGATGTTCGGTTCGATCCTGCTGTGGTTCTTCCTGCCATGGCTCGACAAGAGCCCGGTGCGTTCGGGTTCCTATCGTCCGCTGTTTCGCATCTTCTTCTGGATCTTCGTCGTCGACATGGCTGCGCTGTTCTATCTTGGCGGTGCGAAAGCCGAAGAGCCCTATATCGTGCTCTCGCAAATCGCGACCGCGTGGTACTTCCTTCACTTCCTGGTGATCCTGCCGATCATCAGCCAGATCGAAGTGCCAAAGGCGCTGCCGTTCTCGATCACGGACGCTGTCCTTGGTAAGAATGAACCAGCAGCACCAACCGCGGCTGAACCGGCTGAGTAA